The Changchengzhania lutea genomic sequence AATATGCATATTAATAATATTATTGCAAACCATGCGTATTGGGTTCATTATAAACCGAAAAGCGTTAACAGTTTTTTTAGATAATCCTTAGATTGAATCACTAACTTTACCCCATAATAAAAAAGTATGCTACGTTGGATTATTTTTGCCCTATTTTTTATAGTTACTACATTTTACGGGTTTCAAGCTCTAAAAACAGTCACTAAAGGCAACTGGTTTCATTATGTTTTTTTTGCAATTGCTTTGGTAATTGCTGGGAATTTTATCGTGCAGTTCGCCATGTCTTCAGAGGGTCGCGTATTAAGCCCGTCAAAAAGTTATGCCTTTGGGTTTCTTTTAGCGTTTTTATCTTTCAATTTGGTAATCATACCCATTTTACTTGGTGAAGACATCGTACGCCTCGTTTTAGGCTTATATGATAGATTGGTCACCACAAACGAAAAATTTGATATTCCATCAAGACGAAAGTTTATTAGTCAAATAGCTTTAGGTTTGGCTGCCATTCCATTTACATCTTTACTATATGGCATGTATAGAGGGAAATATCAATTTAGGGTATTAAATTACACCTTACATTTCGAAGATTTGCCAGATGCCTTCGATGGTTACAAGATTACACAGGTGAGTGATATTCACTCTGGGAGTTTTGACAACAGGGAGAAAATTGAATATGGCGTGGAGCTTATTAACCAACAACAATCTGATGCTATATTATTCACGGGAGATTTGGTGAATAATAAAACCTCTGAAATGATCC encodes the following:
- a CDS encoding metallophosphoesterase — its product is MLRWIIFALFFIVTTFYGFQALKTVTKGNWFHYVFFAIALVIAGNFIVQFAMSSEGRVLSPSKSYAFGFLLAFLSFNLVIIPILLGEDIVRLVLGLYDRLVTTNEKFDIPSRRKFISQIALGLAAIPFTSLLYGMYRGKYQFRVLNYTLHFEDLPDAFDGYKITQVSDIHSGSFDNREKIEYGVELINQQQSDAILFTGDLVNNKTSEMIPWKALFGTLKAKDGVFSVLGNHDYGDYIDWPSPDAKAQNLVDLVELQKEMGYDVLLNESRFIEKDGQRIAIIGVENWGKGGFKKAGDLTKAAAQVTPDDFKILMSHDPSHWEEVVINDDYHYHLTLSGHTHGMQFGIEIPGWIKWSPVKWRYKYWAGIYKELGQYINVNRGFGYLGYPGRVGIWPEVTVIELKKGKSTEA